In a single window of the Agrobacterium tumefaciens genome:
- the repA gene encoding plasmid partitioning protein RepA, protein MENPAQLQKAIHKLIAAHARDLSGALHEHRVKLYPPEARKTLRSFSSTEAAKLIGVNDGYLRHLSIEGKGPQPEIGNNNRRSYSVETIQALREYLDLTGKNDRRYSPKRSGKEHLQVITVVNFKGGSGKTTTAAHLAQYLALNGYRVLAIDLDPQASMSALHGFQPEFDVKDNETLYGAMRYDAERRPLKDVIKKTYFANLDLVPGNLELMEFEHDTAKVLGSNDRKNIFFTRMDDAIASVADDYDVVVVDCPPQLGFLTISALCAATAVLVTVHPQMLDVMSMCQFLLMTSELLSVVADAGGSMNYDWMRYLVTRYEPGDGPQNQMVSFMRTMFGDHVLNHPMLKSTAISDAGITKQTLYEVSRDQFTRATYDRAMESLDNVNTEIAQLIQSAWGRK, encoded by the coding sequence GTGGAAAATCCGGCTCAGCTTCAAAAGGCTATTCATAAACTGATCGCGGCCCACGCGCGAGACCTCTCCGGTGCGCTGCACGAACATCGTGTAAAGTTGTATCCGCCAGAGGCACGGAAAACCTTGCGTTCCTTCTCCTCGACGGAGGCTGCGAAGCTTATCGGTGTCAATGACGGATACCTTCGTCACCTCTCGATCGAAGGGAAAGGCCCTCAGCCCGAAATTGGAAACAACAATCGTCGCTCCTATAGCGTCGAAACGATTCAGGCCCTTCGAGAATATCTTGATCTAACCGGAAAAAACGATCGGCGTTATTCACCCAAACGGTCAGGTAAAGAGCATCTGCAGGTCATCACCGTTGTCAATTTCAAAGGTGGCAGTGGGAAGACGACGACAGCTGCGCACTTGGCGCAATATCTCGCCCTGAACGGCTATCGTGTTCTTGCCATCGATCTTGATCCACAGGCCAGTATGTCGGCACTACACGGGTTCCAGCCGGAGTTCGACGTCAAGGACAATGAGACGCTATACGGTGCGATGCGCTATGACGCTGAGCGTCGCCCGTTGAAAGACGTGATCAAGAAGACCTACTTCGCCAACCTCGACCTGGTGCCAGGCAACCTTGAGCTGATGGAGTTCGAACACGATACAGCAAAGGTCTTGGGCTCGAACGATCGGAAGAACATCTTCTTCACGCGCATGGACGATGCGATTGCTTCAGTCGCGGACGACTATGATGTCGTCGTCGTCGACTGCCCTCCGCAGCTTGGCTTTCTCACCATTTCCGCTCTGTGTGCAGCGACCGCCGTCCTCGTCACGGTTCATCCGCAGATGCTGGACGTCATGTCCATGTGCCAGTTTCTTTTGATGACATCGGAATTGCTAAGCGTCGTCGCCGATGCAGGCGGAAGCATGAATTATGACTGGATGCGGTACCTTGTCACTCGCTACGAGCCAGGTGATGGTCCTCAGAACCAGATGGTGTCGTTTATGAGGACAATGTTCGGCGACCATGTCCTAAATCATCCAATGTTGAAAAGCACAGCTATCTCCGACGCGGGGATTACAAAGCAGACGCTCTATGAAGTCAGCCGTGACCAGTTTACGCGCGCGACCTACGACCGAGCGATGGAGTCGCTGGACAATGTAAACACTGAAATCGCACAGCTCATTCAAAGCGCATGGGGGCGCAAATGA
- the repB gene encoding plasmid partitioning protein RepB, translating into MARKHLLSDLAGPKLPAGNSEDIATQDAATPQYSPRGAIGAVSRSIELLKSQSLMELDPDLIDAPLVADRLEESPEQFEEFARNIREHGQQVPILVRPHPSVEGRYQIAYGRRRLRAVKAAGIQVKAAVRTLSDDELVLAQGQENSARQDLSFIERALYAAELEAGGFQRPVIMAALAVDKSNLSRLIQAAKQLPADIIRLIGAAPKTGRDRWYELSARLGQAGASETARTLLNDDEVRRLNSDERFARVFEAVTPKKPKAVKTEVEVWKAEDGTKAARYKQDKRTLTLMIDKKAAPEFADYLMSALPEIYASFKRSKQ; encoded by the coding sequence ATGGCTAGAAAACACCTGTTATCAGATCTCGCTGGACCAAAGTTGCCAGCCGGAAACTCTGAGGATATTGCCACCCAGGACGCCGCCACTCCGCAGTATTCTCCGCGTGGTGCGATCGGTGCTGTTTCGCGCTCCATCGAGCTTTTAAAGTCTCAGTCCCTTATGGAACTCGATCCGGATCTCATTGACGCGCCGCTCGTGGCCGACCGGTTGGAAGAATCTCCCGAGCAGTTCGAAGAGTTCGCTCGAAATATAAGGGAGCACGGTCAACAGGTCCCTATTCTCGTGCGCCCTCACCCGTCTGTTGAAGGTCGTTACCAGATTGCCTACGGACGCCGCCGACTGAGAGCAGTGAAGGCTGCCGGTATCCAAGTTAAGGCCGCCGTTCGCACCCTGTCGGATGACGAGTTGGTTCTGGCCCAAGGCCAAGAAAACAGTGCCCGGCAAGATCTTTCGTTTATCGAGCGCGCCCTATACGCCGCAGAGCTAGAAGCTGGTGGATTTCAGCGGCCAGTCATCATGGCGGCCCTCGCCGTTGATAAAAGCAATCTTTCCCGCTTGATCCAAGCTGCGAAGCAACTTCCAGCAGATATTATTCGCTTGATTGGAGCTGCCCCTAAAACAGGTCGGGACCGTTGGTACGAATTGTCAGCCCGTCTGGGACAAGCTGGCGCATCGGAAACTGCCCGTACGTTGCTCAATGACGATGAGGTGAGAAGATTGAATTCTGACGAGCGTTTCGCTCGAGTATTCGAAGCTGTCACCCCTAAGAAGCCAAAGGCAGTGAAGACTGAGGTAGAAGTTTGGAAAGCTGAGGACGGCACGAAGGCCGCTCGTTACAAGCAGGACAAGCGTACCCTGACGTTAATGATCGACAAAAAGGCCGCTCCGGAATTTGCGGACTACCTGATGTCAGCGCTCCCAGAAATCTACGCTTCGTTCAAAAGGTCGAAGCAGTAA
- the repC gene encoding plasmid replication protein RepC — translation METRHVTTPFGRRPMTLALVKRQVATNEIKAGKTVEKWKVFRDASEAREELGLQSNSLAVLDALLSFYPENELRQDAQLVVFPSNAQLILRAHGMAGATLRRHLALLVDAGLIVRKDSANGKRYARKNGAGEIESAFGFDLSPILARSEELAVIAQKVVAARSAFRKAKENLTICRRDVRKLITAAIEEGADGDWLAIEAMYIDLVSRIPRHPTIADVADILDELELLREEILSLLDSQLNSEFNSTNDAHIGHHLQNSKSESFPELEPSSEKEPGEKPNKRRGSQTETLKAFPLGVVLKACPQIIDYGPAGTVGGWRDLLSAAVVVRSMLGVSPSAYQEACETMGPENAAVAVACILERAGHIKSAGGYLRDLTNRAARGQFSLGPMVMALLRLSGEAGKQSA, via the coding sequence ATGGAGACTAGACATGTAACGACGCCCTTCGGGCGGCGGCCGATGACGCTTGCCTTGGTTAAACGGCAAGTGGCCACAAACGAGATCAAGGCTGGCAAAACCGTTGAGAAATGGAAAGTCTTCCGTGATGCCTCGGAAGCGAGAGAGGAGCTCGGCCTGCAGTCGAACAGCCTCGCTGTGCTCGACGCTCTTCTGAGCTTCTATCCGGAAAACGAATTGCGCCAAGACGCGCAGCTCGTCGTGTTTCCGTCAAACGCTCAATTGATCCTTCGGGCTCACGGCATGGCGGGCGCTACGCTGCGTCGTCATCTCGCGCTTCTGGTCGATGCTGGCCTGATTGTCCGCAAGGATAGTGCCAACGGAAAGCGCTATGCGAGAAAGAATGGCGCCGGCGAGATTGAGAGTGCGTTTGGTTTCGACCTCTCGCCAATCCTTGCTCGGTCTGAAGAGCTTGCTGTCATCGCGCAGAAAGTCGTCGCAGCGCGCTCAGCGTTCCGCAAGGCGAAAGAGAACCTGACAATCTGCCGCCGGGATGTCCGTAAGCTCATCACTGCAGCGATAGAGGAGGGGGCTGACGGCGACTGGTTGGCCATCGAGGCTATGTACATCGACCTCGTTTCCCGCATTCCACGCCACCCGACCATCGCTGACGTCGCCGATATCCTTGATGAACTCGAGCTCCTGCGCGAGGAGATCCTTAGTCTGTTGGATTCGCAGTTAAATTCAGAATTTAATAGCACCAATGATGCTCATATTGGGCACCACTTACAGAATTCAAAATCCGAATCCTTCCCTGAACTTGAACCTAGCTCTGAAAAAGAGCCGGGAGAAAAGCCGAACAAGAGACGCGGATCTCAAACTGAGACGTTGAAGGCCTTCCCTCTGGGTGTTGTGTTGAAGGCATGCCCACAGATCATCGATTATGGTCCGGCCGGCACTGTGGGTGGCTGGCGGGATCTCCTGTCGGCCGCGGTTGTGGTGAGATCGATGCTTGGCGTCAGCCCGTCGGCTTATCAGGAGGCCTGCGAAACAATGGGACCTGAAAATGCAGCGGTGGCAGTCGCCTGTATCCTGGAGAGGGCGGGGCATATCAAATCCGCCGGTGGCTATCTGCGTGATCTCACCAACCGGGCAGCGCGAGGGCAGTTTTCCCTGGGGCCGATGGTGATGGCACTGCTCCGGTTAAGCGGGGAAGCTGGAAAGCAGTCGGCGTGA
- the repA gene encoding plasmid partitioning protein RepA, whose protein sequence is MSKAAAILRNDRPSAEVTIGGHAEQLSSQLHAMSEALFPPASHKSLRKFTSGEAARLMKISDSTLRKMTLAGEGPQPELASNGRRLYTLSQINEIRGMLAGSTRGRESIDFVPHRRGSEHLQVIAVTNFKGGSGKTTTSAHLSQYLALQGYRVLTVDLDPQASLSALLGVLPESDIRANETLYAAIRYDETRRPLRDVIRPTYFDGLHLVPGNLELMEFEHATPKALSDKGTRDGLFFTRVAQAFDDVADDYDVVVIDCPPQLGFLTLSGLCAATSMVITVHPQMLDIASMSQFLLMTRDLLGVVKEAGGNLQYDFIRYLLTRYEPQNAPQTKVTALLRNMFEDHVLTNPMVKSAAVSDAGLTKQTLYEIGRKNLTRSTYDRAMESLDAVNSEIEALIKMAWGRV, encoded by the coding sequence GTGAGCAAAGCCGCTGCCATACTCCGAAATGATCGCCCGTCGGCAGAGGTTACCATTGGTGGGCATGCTGAGCAGCTCAGCTCTCAGCTTCACGCGATGAGCGAGGCTCTTTTTCCGCCGGCCTCGCACAAGAGCTTGCGTAAGTTCACGTCGGGTGAAGCCGCACGCTTAATGAAAATATCTGACTCAACCCTTCGAAAGATGACACTGGCAGGCGAAGGGCCGCAACCTGAGCTCGCCAGTAACGGGCGGCGCTTATACACCCTCAGTCAGATAAACGAAATCAGGGGAATGCTTGCCGGATCGACGCGAGGTCGTGAAAGCATTGATTTTGTGCCTCATCGCCGCGGTTCTGAGCATTTGCAAGTTATTGCTGTAACCAACTTCAAAGGTGGTTCTGGGAAGACGACGACGTCCGCTCATCTTTCACAGTATCTGGCGTTGCAAGGATATAGGGTTCTCACCGTTGATCTCGATCCGCAGGCTAGTCTTTCAGCACTCCTCGGCGTTCTACCAGAATCTGATATCCGTGCGAACGAAACGCTCTATGCTGCTATTCGGTATGACGAGACACGCCGTCCGTTGCGAGATGTTATCCGGCCGACGTATTTTGACGGTCTTCATCTGGTTCCCGGGAATCTCGAGCTCATGGAGTTTGAGCATGCAACGCCGAAAGCCTTGTCTGATAAAGGTACGCGGGACGGATTGTTCTTCACTCGTGTTGCCCAAGCCTTTGACGACGTCGCCGACGATTACGATGTGGTCGTTATTGACTGCCCCCCTCAGCTTGGTTTTCTGACGCTCAGCGGGTTGTGTGCTGCGACATCAATGGTAATCACCGTACATCCTCAGATGCTGGACATCGCGTCTATGAGCCAGTTTCTCCTTATGACACGCGACCTTCTGGGCGTGGTGAAAGAGGCGGGTGGAAACCTCCAGTACGATTTCATACGCTACCTCTTGACGCGCTATGAGCCTCAGAACGCGCCGCAGACGAAAGTGACGGCACTGCTCCGCAACATGTTCGAAGATCACGTCCTTACAAATCCCATGGTCAAGTCGGCAGCGGTGTCTGATGCCGGGTTGACCAAGCAGACACTCTACGAGATAGGGCGAAAGAATCTTACTCGATCGACCTACGACCGGGCGATGGAATCTTTAGATGCGGTGAACTCGGAGATTGAGGCTTTGATCAAGATGGCGTGGGGGCGGGTCTGA
- the repB gene encoding plasmid partitioning protein RepB → MSRKDAIDTLFLKKQPATDRTSVDKSAGRVRTGAISAMGSSLQEMSEAVKAAARLQEQLAVGEAVVSLDPSMIDGSPIADRLPADVDPKFELLEASISQDGQQVPILVRPHPEAAGRYQIVYGRRRLRAAVNLRREVSAIVRNLTDRELVVAQGRENLDRADLSFIEKALFALRLEDAGFDRATIIAALSTDKADLSRYITVARGIPLNLATQIGPASKAGRSRWVALAEELGKPKAREAIEAVLSLEHFKHSDSDARFTLIFNAVSRPPATAKALKKVRAWSTPKGKKVATIRQEVGRTALIFDEKLVPTFGEYVADKLDSLYVQFLETTGGGKLNQ, encoded by the coding sequence ATGAGTCGCAAAGACGCAATCGATACTTTGTTCCTAAAGAAGCAGCCTGCGACCGATAGAACATCAGTCGACAAGTCAGCCGGTCGTGTCCGTACGGGAGCGATTTCGGCCATGGGTTCGTCTTTGCAAGAAATGTCCGAGGCAGTAAAAGCTGCAGCTCGGCTGCAGGAGCAACTGGCTGTGGGCGAAGCGGTCGTGTCCCTGGATCCATCCATGATCGACGGCTCGCCGATCGCGGATCGGCTGCCCGCGGACGTGGATCCGAAGTTCGAGCTGCTTGAGGCGAGCATTTCGCAAGATGGACAGCAGGTGCCGATTCTCGTCAGGCCGCATCCTGAGGCTGCCGGTCGATATCAAATCGTATATGGAAGGCGTCGACTGCGCGCAGCGGTAAATCTGCGGAGAGAGGTTTCTGCAATTGTCCGAAATCTCACGGACCGTGAACTGGTCGTGGCTCAAGGCCGCGAAAATCTTGACCGTGCTGACCTATCATTCATTGAGAAGGCTCTCTTCGCCCTGCGCCTTGAAGATGCAGGATTTGATCGGGCCACCATCATCGCCGCGCTTTCCACTGACAAAGCCGACCTCAGCCGCTACATAACTGTAGCGAGGGGAATACCGCTGAACCTCGCTACACAAATTGGTCCAGCGTCGAAAGCTGGTCGATCGCGTTGGGTCGCACTCGCCGAGGAGCTTGGGAAGCCCAAGGCAAGGGAAGCAATCGAAGCGGTGCTTAGTTTAGAGCACTTTAAGCACTCCGATAGCGACGCCCGCTTTACCCTCATTTTCAACGCTGTTTCAAGGCCGCCCGCTACCGCTAAGGCTCTAAAAAAAGTAAGGGCCTGGAGCACGCCAAAGGGGAAAAAGGTCGCGACGATCCGGCAAGAAGTCGGACGAACGGCGCTGATTTTCGACGAGAAATTGGTGCCAACCTTTGGCGAATATGTCGCTGACAAGTTGGATAGCCTGTATGTCCAATTCCTTGAAACAACCGGAGGAGGAAAGCTCAACCAATAG
- the repC gene encoding plasmid replication protein RepC: MQTHISTTPFGRRPMTLGHLASQMAARAVASDVIANKWQVFQHIRESRELIGATDRSLSILNALLTFHPEITLTGGAELVVWPSNEQLMARANGMPATTLRRHLAVLVDCGLIIRRDSPNGKRFARKGRGGEIKQAYGFDLSPIVARSEEFRDLAQEVQVEKTAFRVAKERLTLLRRDIVKMIDAGIDESVPGNWGRFSQTYQGIIGRLPRSASRQITESIALELEELCTEIRDVLELFTKSVILNANESHFGRHIQNSKPDSKFESEYGTRKEKEAGGSVAETKNGRSSPQRELPLGIVLDACPEMQELAQGGTIRHWRDLLATAELARSMLGISPSAWQEARETMGEQHAAITLASIYQRAAQINNAGGYLRSLTERAKDGKFSTWPMVMALLRAKLDDQRNAAGAGKPRTVEEVEDDSRLHVSESLHKNLSKPRSW, translated from the coding sequence ATGCAGACGCATATCTCAACGACGCCCTTTGGGCGGCGGCCGATGACGCTCGGCCATCTTGCAAGTCAGATGGCAGCAAGAGCGGTCGCATCAGACGTTATTGCCAACAAATGGCAGGTTTTCCAGCACATCCGTGAATCGCGGGAACTGATCGGAGCCACCGACCGCTCACTCTCGATCCTTAACGCGCTGTTGACATTTCACCCAGAGATCACCTTGACTGGTGGCGCCGAACTGGTCGTATGGCCTTCTAACGAGCAACTGATGGCTCGCGCCAACGGCATGCCCGCCACGACACTGCGCCGGCATCTTGCCGTACTGGTCGACTGCGGGCTCATCATTCGTCGCGACAGCCCCAACGGCAAGCGGTTCGCTCGCAAAGGAAGGGGAGGGGAGATCAAGCAGGCCTATGGCTTCGATCTGTCGCCGATCGTGGCGCGGTCCGAAGAGTTCCGAGATTTGGCTCAGGAGGTACAAGTTGAAAAGACGGCCTTCCGAGTGGCGAAGGAGCGTTTGACCCTTCTTCGCCGAGACATCGTGAAAATGATCGACGCGGGCATCGACGAGAGCGTACCGGGAAATTGGGGAAGATTTTCACAGACCTATCAGGGGATCATCGGCCGGCTGCCACGTTCCGCGTCTCGCCAGATTACCGAGAGTATTGCCTTGGAGCTCGAGGAACTCTGCACTGAGATCCGTGACGTATTGGAATTGTTTACGAAATCAGTGATTCTGAACGCCAATGAGTCCCATTTCGGTCGTCACATACAGAATTCAAAGCCAGACTCTAAATTTGAATCTGAATACGGTACTAGAAAGGAAAAAGAAGCGGGCGGCAGCGTTGCGGAAACCAAAAACGGGCGGAGTTCGCCGCAACGCGAGCTGCCATTGGGAATCGTGCTGGATGCCTGCCCCGAGATGCAGGAACTGGCTCAGGGAGGGACAATCCGACATTGGCGCGATTTGCTGGCGACGGCTGAGCTTGCCCGGTCGATGCTGGGGATTAGTCCGAGCGCCTGGCAGGAGGCCCGCGAAACCATGGGCGAGCAACACGCGGCGATCACGCTGGCTTCGATCTATCAGCGGGCCGCTCAGATCAATAACGCCGGGGGCTATCTGCGCAGCCTGACGGAACGGGCCAAGGATGGGAAGTTTTCGACCTGGCCGATGGTCATGGCGTTGCTCCGGGCGAAGCTGGACGATCAGAGGAATGCAGCCGGCGCTGGGAAGCCGCGAACTGTTGAGGAGGTCGAGGATGACAGCCGCCTCCACGTTTCGGAATCGCTGCACAAAAACCTGAGCAAGCCGAGATCATGGTAA
- a CDS encoding site-specific integrase — protein sequence MAQIIEQNNEIHVEETSAPSLSMAPGLDVSAPEVSGDSPLPSLAGEDQTPAHLAGLADRARGYVEAASSANTRKAYASDWKHFAAWCRRSNLAPLPPHPQTVGLYITACASGTAERGAKASSVSTIERRLSSLSWNYAQRGLSLDRKDRHIATVMAGIRNSHGKPPVQKEAVMAEDIIAMVETLDRGSLRGLRDRAMLLVGFAGGLRRSEIVGLDLKADQTEDGRGWIEILDKGMLVTLRGKTGWREVEVGRGSSDTTCPVAAIEMWIKFAKLAHGPLFRRVTGKGKAVGPERLNDKEVARLVKRAAMAAGVRGDLSEIERAFKFSGHSLRAGLASSAEVDERYVQKQLGHASAEMTRRYQRRRDRFRVNLTKASGL from the coding sequence ATGGCCCAAATCATCGAGCAAAACAACGAAATTCACGTCGAGGAGACCTCAGCGCCATCTCTCAGCATGGCGCCCGGGCTTGATGTTTCCGCACCGGAGGTGTCTGGCGATAGCCCCCTCCCCTCTCTCGCCGGCGAGGATCAGACGCCAGCTCATCTCGCAGGTCTTGCTGATCGCGCCCGGGGTTATGTCGAAGCCGCCAGCTCCGCCAATACCCGCAAGGCTTATGCATCGGACTGGAAGCATTTTGCGGCCTGGTGTCGGCGGTCCAATCTGGCTCCGCTCCCGCCACACCCGCAAACCGTTGGGCTCTATATTACCGCCTGCGCCTCCGGTACGGCTGAACGGGGTGCAAAAGCGAGCTCAGTCTCGACCATCGAACGCCGCCTCTCCTCGCTCTCTTGGAACTATGCCCAGCGTGGCCTCTCGCTCGATCGCAAAGACCGGCATATCGCCACCGTGATGGCCGGCATTCGCAATAGCCACGGCAAGCCACCGGTCCAGAAGGAAGCGGTCATGGCTGAAGATATCATCGCTATGGTCGAGACGCTCGATCGCGGTTCGCTGCGCGGCCTGCGCGACCGCGCCATGTTGCTGGTCGGCTTTGCCGGTGGTCTTCGTCGCTCCGAGATCGTTGGCCTTGATCTGAAGGCAGACCAGACCGAAGATGGGCGCGGCTGGATCGAAATCCTCGACAAGGGAATGCTCGTCACCTTGCGCGGCAAAACCGGATGGCGAGAGGTTGAGGTGGGTCGCGGCTCGTCTGATACGACCTGCCCGGTCGCCGCGATCGAGATGTGGATCAAGTTCGCCAAGCTTGCGCACGGTCCCCTCTTCCGTCGCGTGACGGGCAAAGGCAAAGCAGTTGGGCCAGAACGGCTGAATGACAAGGAAGTAGCTCGGCTAGTGAAGCGGGCCGCGATGGCGGCCGGCGTTCGCGGTGATCTCAGCGAGATCGAGCGTGCGTTTAAGTTCTCCGGTCACTCCCTTCGTGCTGGCCTCGCTTCTTCTGCCGAAGTCGATGAGCGGTACGTCCAGAAGCAACTGGGGCACGCGTCCGCAGAGATGACCCGCCGATACCAGAGACGACGTGATCGCTTCCGCGTGAATTTGACCAAGGCATCAGGGCTTTAG